The DNA window GGGGGCCGTGACGCCGTGGTGGCGCCCACGCTGCCGGAGCTGGACGCGACGCGCCTGCGCAGTGGCCCGGACCTCCCGGCCCAGGTGGTTCAGGACCTGGAGCTCACGCTCTCCGGCCCCACGGCGGATGCACCCACGGGGGGGCTCGATGGGCTGGACACCGGGCGTGCGCCGGACGACGGAGTCCGCACCGCGGCCCCACTGGGAGCGGTCGCCTGCCGCTACTGCAGGCATGTCCAAGCCACGGGGCTGCTCTGCGATAACTGCGGCATGCGATTGCCTCGAGCGCGTGTGGCGCAGGCGGTGGTGGTGACGGGGCCCGCGGGTGAAGCGGAGGGGTGGATGGCCTGCCCGACGTGCCACACGCCGGGCCGCCCGGGACGGAACTGCACCGAGTGCGGCGCGCGTCTCGCGGAGGAAGCATGAGCGCCACAGGCCCCGTGTTCCGGGCGGAGTATGCGTGCAGCGAGGGCTGTGACTTCCGCGCGTCGCTGCTGGAGGTCGTCTATCGCTGTCCTCGTTGCGAGGGGCTGCTGGAGGTTCGCCACGACGTGGCGGCCCTGCGGACCGTGCCCGCGGAGGAGTGGCGCAGGCGCTTCGAGTCGCGCTTCGGGTCGGCGCGGCTGCCGGATGGCTCGGGCGTCTGGGGCAAGCGCGAGTGGGCCTATCCCCAGCTTCCCGTGGAGGACATCGTCTCGCTGGGCGAGGGGCGCGTGCCGCTCAAGCCCCTGCCGCGCATGGCGTCGGAGCTGGGCCTGGCCGCGCTCGACTTGAAGGAATGCGGCGTGTCGCCCACCGGCAGCTTCAAGGACTGGGGAATGACGGTCCTCGTGTCCGCCGTGAAGCACATGCGGGCGAAAGGGGTGCCGCTGCGGGCCGTGGCGTGCGCGTCCACGGGGGATACCTCCGCGGCGCTGTCCGCCTACTGCGCGGCGGCGGGCATCCCCGCGGTGGTCTTCCTGCCCCGGGACAAGGTCTCCCTCGCGCAGCTCGTGCAGCCCATCGCCAATGGCGCGCGTGTGTTGTCGCTGGATACGGACTTCGACGGCTGCATGCGGCTGGTGCAGGCGGTGACGGCGGACACGGGCCTGTACCTGGCCAACTCGATGAACTCGCTTCGCATCGAGGGGCAGAAGATGGTCGCCGTGGAGCTGTGCCAGGACCTGGGCTGGGAGCCGCCGGAC is part of the Myxococcus landrumus genome and encodes:
- the thrC gene encoding threonine synthase — encoded protein: MSATGPVFRAEYACSEGCDFRASLLEVVYRCPRCEGLLEVRHDVAALRTVPAEEWRRRFESRFGSARLPDGSGVWGKREWAYPQLPVEDIVSLGEGRVPLKPLPRMASELGLAALDLKECGVSPTGSFKDWGMTVLVSAVKHMRAKGVPLRAVACASTGDTSAALSAYCAAAGIPAVVFLPRDKVSLAQLVQPIANGARVLSLDTDFDGCMRLVQAVTADTGLYLANSMNSLRIEGQKMVAVELCQDLGWEPPDWVVIPGGNLGNASALGKGFELMLELGLITRRPRIAVAQAQRANPLARAFRGGFQELVPMQAQSTLASAIQIGNPVSFRRAVRILKAFDGVVEEATESELANAAARADREGTFTCPQTGVALAALEKLVAQGVIAKGARVAVVSTAHGLKFADFKVGYHRGTLADVASRYANPPVPLPANLEAVRKALADLG